The DNA segment CCCGGCTCTCTGAGCTCATGCAGCGTGCCAAAAAGGCGGCGATAGACGAACGGGCGCAGGCCGAACACACAGACATTGCGAGCGACGTTGCCGCTCTGAGAGAAACCTTGAATGTGCTGAGTCAAAGTGTGGACAGCTTGTGCAAGAAGGTTGAGGCTGACAAAGCGCCTGACAATGCCCCGCCTCAGGCCAGCCCGGCCCGCTCTCTCGTGCCAAGGTCACCGAGTCTGGCGGGTTCGGGGTCTCGTTTGGCACCCGCGCGCGCGCCCAGCCTCGGCGCGCAGTCTCCCCAAAGACCGCCATCCACCGCCGGGTCACAGAGGGGCAGGGACACAGAGCATGACTACCCGGAGGATAGCCAGGCCAGCACCTCCGTCACCCCAAGACTGGACAAAATCATTCGCCTTTTCGAAGACTCCCAGTTCGGCCCAGAAATGAACTCCAAAGCGGTCCAGAATCTTCGCCAGAGATCGGCTTATGTCAGAAAGTTTCTGCTGCACATGGCGGGCGCACAGGGTGATGTTGACCGCACTCTGGTATTCCTGAGCGACGAGGCCAGGTTGAACGCGTGTTGAAAAAATCTTAACAGCAGGCTCAAACCCACCAGCCAACGGCACGTACTGATGGACGTGGAGGCCTTTTTGAGATTCGCCACCAACAGCACGCTGCCCAAAGTCAGACTCTCATCCAAGGTCATCGCTCACGTGTTGCAGCGCATCGCTGTGTGGAAGAGGGCGCTTAGGGCCAAAGTAGTGCTCCAGCGAATGGATCACAAGAGAAAAAAGTATCGACAGGCTTATACCAAGCCGGGACCTGTTGGACTTTGCCCGCCTGTCCAAAGCAGACCTCCCGCAAGCACTCTATGACTTGGCTACGTGCCCCAGCAGCTCCACGGCTGTCTCCAGAGTCGCCGGGCTTCTGACCGCGGTCATGGTCTCGACCACCGGGCACCGCAAGTGCGTATTCGTGGGGATGACAGTGGATGACATTAAGCACGCCGAGGCCTACAGAGACACCTTCAGCATCAGGGTGAGCGGCCACAAGACTGTAGCTTCGTGCGGCCCTGCCATGGTCACGGTATCCAGAGCCCTCATGGATCACATAACAGACTACGCCGCTCTTAGGCCGAGGCTGCCTGGGTACGATCGCCACCCCAGCACTCTGTTTTTCACCAGGACCGGGaaagaaatgcaaaaaataGGCGTCCATGTTCGGGCCCTCTGGAAAGCTTTCGGTCTGAAAGGAGCGCCCAGTCTGGGTGATATAAGGACAGCCATATCCACCTATGCAGACAGAACACTGTGCACAGAGGACAGAAAGGCTGTTAACAAAGGCATGTGTCACGACTCAAACACCGCCACAAAGTTCTATGTTGTGGGTGGAGAAGCCAGCGTCGAAGAAGCACGGAAAATCAGACAGAACATATTGAAGTCATTGAGTCTTTCTGCCGGAGATGAGGTGAGGGCTGCTGCtactggtgatgatgatgatgatgctgctgGTAGTGGTGGCGGGGACCATGGTGCGGCCCAAAGCAGCGAA comes from the Alosa alosa isolate M-15738 ecotype Scorff River chromosome 22, AALO_Geno_1.1, whole genome shotgun sequence genome and includes:
- the LOC125287234 gene encoding uncharacterized protein LOC125287234: MEAFLIQVSVMKEARNYRHSPLTPEAAGTSSDDEGTLTPLRFGGKLRCPLAGCASRHKLLVRLDKHLVSVHGKGGTRLSELMQRAKKAAIDERAQAEHTDIASDVAALRETLNVLSQSVDSLCKKVEADKAPDNAPPQASPARSLVPRSPSLAGSGSRLAPARAPSLGAQSPQRPPSTAGSQRGRDTEHDYPEDSQASTSVTPRLDKIIRLFEDSQFGPEMNSKAVQNLRQRSAYVRKFLLHMAGAQGDVDRTLVFLSDEARLNAC